The Osmerus eperlanus chromosome 22, fOsmEpe2.1, whole genome shotgun sequence genome window below encodes:
- the LOC134008579 gene encoding retinal cone rhodopsin-sensitive cGMP 3',5'-cyclic phosphodiesterase subunit gamma-like, giving the protein MADAAVATPADKKAPPKFKQRTTRTFKSKAPKPGQKGFGDDIPGMEGLGTDITVVCPWEAFGDMELSDLAKYGIV; this is encoded by the exons ATGGCAGACGCAGCTGTTGCAACTCCCGCCGACAAGAAGGCACCCCCCAAGTTCAAGCAGAGGACCACCCGCACCTTCAAGAGCAAGGCCCCCAAGCCTGGCCAGAAGGG ATTCGGTGACGACATCCCCGGCATGGAGGGTCTTGGCACAGACATCACGGTGGTGTGCCCATGGGAAGCCTTTGGCGACATGGAGCTCAGCGACCTGGCAAAATACGGAATTGTTTAG